From the Wolbachia endosymbiont (group B) of Protocalliphora azurea genome, one window contains:
- a CDS encoding LD-carboxypeptidase — translation MYSFILYFLCLLLTNPANQVDIIAPSSKGKESDLPTIKESVKTLGFNPHISEKIYSNDNPFYSNSDEFRANDLVNALTDDSKIIWCIRGGEGASRLIPYLEKLPNDKKERIAQNKKILIGYSDITALHIYLQVKYDWQTLHGTMLEMIVNNSVAETSVEKLKELILKQRNSIRFDNLKMIDNGIRLKNGKLESKIIGGNMTLVENSIGTAWQINAKNKILFLEDIKVYPYSIERSLDHLKQAHIFDGVDAVIFGDFVNCYNDNLVEIVKERFAKSVNFPVFTIKGVGHGHRNDPLPLNTHTIISMQDEKEFMDVQQLYK, via the coding sequence ATGTATTCCTTTATTCTTTATTTTCTATGCCTTTTACTCACTAATCCTGCAAATCAAGTTGATATTATTGCTCCTTCTTCGAAGGGAAAAGAATCGGATCTGCCCACTATAAAAGAATCCGTAAAAACTTTGGGTTTTAATCCTCACATTTCGGAGAAAATATACAGTAATGACAACCCATTTTATTCTAACTCTGATGAGTTTAGAGCGAATGATTTGGTTAATGCGCTCACTGATGATAGCAAAATAATTTGGTGTATCAGAGGAGGAGAAGGGGCTTCTCGGCTAATTCCCTATCTAGAAAAGTTACCCAATGATAAAAAAGAAAGAATTGCTCAAAACAAAAAAATTCTTATAGGCTATAGTGATATCACTGCTTTACATATTTATCTGCAAGTTAAATATGACTGGCAAACTCTTCACGGTACCATGTTGGAAATGATAGTAAATAACTCTGTTGCTGAAACCTCTGTTGAAAAATTAAAAGAGTTAATTCTTAAGCAACGCAACTCTATCAGATTTGATAACCTAAAAATGATCGACAATGGCATTAGACTAAAAAATGGCAAATTAGAGTCTAAAATCATCGGTGGTAATATGACTTTGGTTGAAAATAGCATAGGAACTGCTTGGCAAATAAACGCAAAAAACAAAATTCTATTTTTAGAAGACATAAAAGTTTATCCATATTCAATTGAGCGAAGTCTAGATCACCTAAAACAAGCTCATATTTTTGATGGAGTAGATGCAGTAATATTCGGTGACTTTGTTAACTGTTATAATGATAATCTTGTTGAAATTGTAAAAGAAAGGTTTGCAAAAAGTGTTAACTTTCCAGTATTTACAATAAAAGGGGTAGGACATGGACATAGAAATGACCCTTTACCTCTCAACACTCACACTATCATCAGCATGCAAGACGAGAAAGAGTTTATGGATGTGCAACAGTTATACAAGTAG
- a CDS encoding ankyrin repeat domain-containing protein, producing MYQEQENSVSNSRLTLPHMELSLRAKQDTNPTDNEGLVPLHYAACGNRLEQVKLLLKNGANVNALDNYGFTPLHYAASINCKEEVELLLKNGADIDVRNHFGATPLYLAVQGGHENVVKLLLKNGANINIADNSSKTVLHLSVLKGHTEITKLLLGDMETPSTSCIDISIEELQVTSKSYY from the coding sequence ATGTATCAAGAACAAGAAAATTCAGTAAGTAATTCTCGATTGACTCTTCCTCATATGGAATTATCGTTGAGAGCCAAACAAGATACTAATCCAACAGATAATGAAGGTCTTGTCCCTTTACATTATGCTGCTTGCGGAAATCGCTTAGAGCAAGTGAAATTATTGCTTAAAAACGGAGCAAATGTTAATGCATTGGATAATTATGGTTTTACTCCTTTACATTATGCTGCTTCCATAAATTGTAAAGAGGAGGTGGAATTATTGCTTAAAAACGGAGCAGATATTGATGTAAGAAATCATTTCGGTGCTACTCCTTTATATTTAGCTGTTCAGGGAGGCCATGAGAATGTGGTAAAATTATTGCTTAAAAACGGAGCAAATATTAATATAGCAGATAATTCTAGCAAGACTGTTTTACATTTATCTGTTCTCAAAGGCCACACAGAGATAACAAAGTTATTGCTTGGAGATATGGAGACTCCAAGTACAAGCTGCATCGATATAAGCATTGAAGAGTTACAAGTAACTAGTAAGTCTTATTATTAG
- the lipB gene encoding lipoyl(octanoyl) transferase LipB, whose protein sequence is MTEWLISNQFTDYNHAIKFMEAKIQQIYNNLSDELVWLLQHPPLYTAGIGATDDDIIEKLFPIYKTGRGGKYTYHGPGQRIIYLMLNLKKRNKCDIKLYIRDLSNWIINVLKHFNILGEFKEDRIGIWVNNNGVEEKIAAFGIRLRKWVTYHGIALNVSPNLSHYEGIIPCGLKDYGVTSMEKLGVKVSLCELDDILKQEFHKIF, encoded by the coding sequence ATGACAGAATGGCTAATCTCTAACCAATTTACTGATTATAACCATGCTATAAAATTCATGGAAGCAAAAATTCAACAAATTTACAATAATTTGTCTGATGAGCTAGTATGGCTGCTCCAGCACCCTCCACTTTACACAGCAGGAATCGGTGCAACAGATGATGACATTATTGAAAAATTATTTCCTATATATAAAACAGGTAGGGGTGGTAAATATACATATCACGGACCAGGGCAGCGCATTATATATTTAATGCTAAATCTTAAAAAAAGAAACAAATGTGACATAAAACTATATATCAGAGACCTAAGTAATTGGATCATAAATGTTTTAAAACACTTTAATATACTTGGGGAATTTAAGGAAGATAGAATAGGCATTTGGGTGAACAACAACGGAGTAGAAGAAAAAATAGCAGCTTTTGGCATTCGCTTGAGAAAATGGGTAACTTATCACGGCATAGCGCTTAATGTCTCTCCAAACCTTTCCCACTATGAGGGTATTATTCCTTGTGGACTAAAAGATTACGGCGTTACATCAATGGAAAAACTAGGAGTAAAAGTTTCTCTTTGCGAATTAGATGATATATTAAAGCAAGAGTTTCATAAGATATTTTAA
- a CDS encoding ankyrin repeat domain-containing protein, with protein sequence MTGRYESLEKVLKTIEAEKDLNLNNIIEKIKTELEKQDQGLYQEWKKGKFDVNYVSYIPAYEKLTLLMIAARNGHASVVEVLLAKGANVDEKGWRDATPLHFAARNGHASVVEVLLKAEANVNAVDIEGWTPLHFAALHGRANIVEVLLKEEEANVNAVNSERRTPLHLAAKNGYVDVVKVLLKEEEANVNAVDIEGWTVLHLAAKNGYVDVVKVLLEKGANVNEKGWRDATPLHFAARNGHASVVEVLLKAEANVNAVGIEGWTPLHFAAGNGHVDIVNLLLEKGANVNAVDRYGKTPLDYAEGYAKNQDVVKALLDARGGSFVKARNKAMIAGGVNTLLGTAIAVALFTTGTITAQLIPIVIAVVAVTAAALVVGCATYELLKPSTKVDGAEKPIVNSINEQQRVTSISSY encoded by the coding sequence ATGACAGGAAGATATGAGTCACTGGAAAAAGTACTAAAGACGATTGAGGCTGAGAAAGATTTAAATCTCAATAATATAATTGAGAAAATAAAAACAGAACTAGAAAAACAGGATCAAGGTCTATATCAAGAGTGGAAGAAAGGTAAATTTGATGTAAATTATGTATCTTATATTCCCGCATATGAAAAATTGACGTTATTAATGATAGCTGCTAGGAATGGTCACGCAAGTGTAGTAGAGGTTTTACTAGCAAAAGGAGCAAATGTTGATGAGAAAGGTTGGCGTGATGCGACTCCTTTGCATTTCGCTGCTAGGAATGGTCACGCAAGTGTAGTAGAGGTTTTACTCAAAGCAGAAGCAAATGTTAATGCAGTAGATATTGAAGGGTGGACTCCTTTACATTTCGCTGCTCTTCATGGTCGAGCAAATATAGTAGAGGTTTTACTCAAAGAAGAAGAAGCAAATGTTAATGCAGTAAATAGTGAAAGGAGGACTCCTTTACATTTAGCTGCTAAGAATGGTTACGTAGATGTAGTAAAGGTTTTACTCAAAGAAGAAGAAGCAAATGTTAATGCAGTAGATATTGAAGGGTGGACTGTTTTGCATTTAGCTGCTAAGAATGGTTACGTAGATGTAGTAAAGGTTTTACTCGAAAAAGGAGCAAATGTTAATGAGAAAGGTTGGCGTGATGCGACTCCTTTGCATTTCGCTGCTAGGAATGGTCACGCAAGTGTAGTAGAGGTTTTACTCAAAGCAGAAGCAAATGTTAATGCAGTAGGTATTGAAGGGTGGACTCCTTTACATTTCGCTGCTGGGAATGGTCACGTAGATATAGTAAACCTTTTACTAGAAAAAGGAGCAAATGTTAACGCAGTAGATCGATATGGAAAGACTCCTTTAGATTATGCTGAAGGTTATGCTAAGAATCAAGACGTAGTAAAAGCTCTATTAGACGCAAGAGGAGGTTCTTTTGTGAAAGCACGTAATAAGGCAATGATTGCTGGTGGAGTGAATACATTATTAGGCACTGCTATAGCAGTGGCACTTTTTACAACTGGAACAATTACAGCTCAGTTGATACCTATCGTTATAGCAGTGGTTGCAGTTACAGCAGCAGCACTGGTAGTTGGTTGTGCTACATATGAATTACTAAAGCCTAGTACTAAAGTTGATGGAGCAGAAAAACCAATTGTCAACTCAATAAATGAACAGCAGAGAGTTACTAGCATTTCTTCATATTAG
- a CDS encoding phage portal protein, whose translation MNFNIFQRKKSSEYSALQLMMEPSWSRRDYVSFAEEGYIKNVIAFRAINMIASAASSVPFILCQLTDQGKSQLKAHPLLKLLYSPNPMTSKSEFIEGIVTYRLVNGNSYILMIELQNKPTELYLLRPDRVEIVPGRSNVPYAYRYTVNNNSYDFKVDKLTGRSTVLHLKTFNPLNDWYGLSPIEAAAYSIDQHNQAGAWNQAMLQNGARPSGAIVVKSEKDGSVGNLSQEQYQRLKAQINDHYSGPVNAGRPILLEGGLEWKEMSLSPRDMDFIESKHSSARDIALAFGVPPQLLGIPGDNTYSNLVEARLSLWEQTILPTLENIICHLNSWLVPKFGKDLCLSYDKDAIEILMEKRQKMWKYVQNASFMTLNEKREAFGLQPLPGGDKLN comes from the coding sequence ATGAATTTTAACATTTTTCAAAGAAAGAAAAGCAGTGAATACTCTGCTTTGCAACTAATGATGGAACCAAGTTGGAGTAGGCGTGATTATGTAAGTTTTGCTGAGGAAGGTTACATAAAAAATGTTATTGCCTTTCGAGCAATTAATATGATCGCAAGTGCTGCATCTTCGGTACCTTTTATTCTCTGCCAGCTTACTGACCAGGGAAAATCACAACTAAAAGCACATCCGTTACTGAAGTTACTTTATTCTCCTAATCCAATGACATCAAAATCAGAATTTATTGAGGGGATTGTAACTTATCGGTTAGTTAACGGCAATTCTTATATATTGATGATTGAGCTGCAGAACAAACCAACAGAGCTTTATCTTCTGCGCCCTGATAGAGTTGAAATTGTTCCGGGGAGAAGTAACGTTCCTTATGCCTATCGTTATACCGTAAATAACAACAGTTATGACTTTAAAGTTGATAAATTGACTGGGCGTTCAACAGTACTGCATCTTAAAACCTTTAACCCTTTGAATGATTGGTATGGACTTTCACCAATTGAGGCAGCTGCATATAGTATAGATCAGCATAATCAGGCTGGTGCTTGGAATCAGGCAATGCTGCAAAATGGAGCAAGACCAAGTGGTGCAATAGTTGTGAAATCAGAAAAGGATGGAAGCGTTGGAAACTTAAGTCAAGAGCAGTACCAACGCTTAAAAGCGCAGATAAATGATCATTACTCAGGTCCTGTCAACGCTGGAAGACCGATATTACTTGAAGGAGGTTTAGAGTGGAAGGAAATGAGCTTATCACCGAGGGATATGGATTTTATTGAGTCAAAACATAGCTCAGCTCGTGATATTGCGCTAGCTTTTGGCGTTCCGCCGCAGTTGCTTGGCATACCGGGTGATAACACTTACAGTAATTTAGTTGAAGCACGTCTTTCCCTTTGGGAACAGACGATTTTACCAACGCTAGAAAATATTATCTGTCACCTGAATTCTTGGCTAGTGCCCAAGTTTGGCAAAGATTTATGTTTGTCATATGATAAAGACGCGATAGAAATTCTAATGGAGAAAAGACAAAAGATGTGGAAATACGTGCAAAACGCAAGCTTCATGACGCTCAATGAAAAAAGAGAAGCTTTTGGCTTGCAACCGTTACCCGGTGGTGATAAGTTGAATTGA